Within the Gammaproteobacteria bacterium genome, the region TACAGTGACGAATCCGATCGAAATCAACGGCATTTCCTACGACGCGAAGTGGACGCTGTCTCAGCTCGAGCCTGCGCGCGTCGGCGGATCACCGCAGCCCGCGCTGCTCGAGGTTCGCATTCCCCCTCCGCCGGGCGTGGCCCCCGGCGACATCGTCGTGATCACCGCGGCCGGAGTAGAGGGAACCTGGCGGCTCGCGGGCTCCGACGGCGAGATGTGCGTCTTCGAGCAAGCCGGCGAAATCTCCCCGACGGAGTAGAGCGGCGGAACGCGCGGTCGGCTGCAAGCGGCTCGAGGACTCTCGATGCGGGCGGCGCTTTAGCGCACGCCCCGGCGGTTTCATTCCCCCTCGAACGGCTTCGGCGCACCGTTTTCATGCCGGAGACCGCCATCGGGCGCGGTAGTCGCCAGTTTCGCCAATTCCTCGATCGTCATCGCCTTCGTGACCGCAGTCTCTTCGAGAACGTATGTGTTCGTGGGGTCGACCTTTTCTCCACTGCTCATGCCGTCATCCTTCGCGTCGCTCAGTCGCGGAGGATACAGCCCGAGGCATCCGGCGTTGTGAAGCGCTTCACATCGATGGGCGCCGTTGTGTCCGGTGGTTGACTGAACGCTTTAAGTGGCAGCGCCCGGCCAAGAGGTGACGAGCATGTCATGGCCGGCGCGCAGCTCCGTTGCGCCGATTCCCCGCCGGGCACTCGAGGCGTGGATAAGCCGTGGGTGCTGCGGAAACGTGTAGATAAACCATGGTGCCGAGGACGCGTTGGCTCGAAAACTCGAATTACCTACCGTGAAAAAATGCCTTGGGTGACATACGCTTGAGGCGGCCCCGGCGCGTGCGTCAACACGCCGCCGGAGCCTGACCACCAGCAACCCTGAACAGGAGGGCTACCAATGGCTTCAGATAGTGTACCCCACGGGCGAAAGCCCGGACCGAGTGCCCGCCGCCGCTCGTGCCTCTACGGCTGCATGTCGGACGCACGAGCCCGCCTTCACATGCTTTCGATCCTTTTCCGCCGCTCTGACGAACGCTTCGAGCGACGGCTATCCGAATCCTGCCGGCCGGGCAGGTAAGCGAGCCGACGACGTGTGCGACCACGCCGCCGGCTCTGACCACAACCGTTACCCGAGGAGTAACGATCATGGCTAACACCCGAGTCTATCTCACCCGTCTACGCTGCTACGGCCCCGAGTCTGAACTGCGCCTCTACCGCGGCACCTACGTCTCCGCCGACGAATGCTCGCCGGTCGACATCGACATGGGAACGCTGCCGCCGAATACCGCGTGGTGGGACGTGCCGTTGCCGCCGTGTCCCGACTGCGGCGGACACATGACATGGCATGAAGCCGGGTACGTCCCCGGCGCGCGCAAGTGCGTCACGTGCGGCAGCATGTTCTCCGTCGAGACGCGGCGGGAACCGGAGCGGTCGAGTCTGCGCAAGGTCGACATGCAGTCCGGCGGCCAGCGCGTCTACCGCGTCCCGGAAACGTCGCACTGGGCCGACTGGCACGATGCCGATGCCGTGGTAGACCACGGCGTGCTCATCGCCTCGCGGACGGTCGCGGGACCGTGGGTGGACATCTCCGGCTGGCCGGTCGCGCTCGAGCTGCGGACGACCTTCGACGCGCTCGCGCCGGTCGGGATCAGCACGAGGCACGGATCATGAGCGGCCTCATGGCACGCGCCGGCCGCGCCGCGCGCGAGATCATAGAGAAGCGCGCGCCGGAGGGTATCCACGGCGCGCCGGACTCGACCGTGCTCGTGTCGATCATGCTCGCCGAAGCCTTCACGCGCGGCTACATGGCAGGACTCGACCAAGCCGAGCACACGATCCGCGTCGAGATCGAGGCGACGAAAGGGCAGATCGACTGACCGCGGCGCACCCCTTCGAGCCGGGCCTCAGTGCCCGGCTTTTTTTGCGCCAGAATCGCCCTCGGCTTTGCCGAAGCCGCCAGAATCGCCGATCGCCTCCGACCCTTGGTTACCCCTTGCCCTGCGAGCGGTCGCCTGAAATCGGCTCAGAAACGGCCTCAGAACGGCCGAATTTATCCCACCGCTCGGAAATACGCCGCCAGAGCAAGCAACGGCGCGGGTCTCGGGAGAGACTGTAGCAACGACCGATCGGCAACGTCGGCTCTGCAACCAGTGCTGCGGCGCGACAGCCCGCCGAGGGCTTGAGTAGCAACGACCGATCGGCAACGTCGGCTCTGCAACGATTTTTCGGCCAACTTGGCCGAAATTTCCTCCTGACGTAGCAACGACCGATCGGCAAACGTCGGCTCTGCAAACTGCGCCCGACCGGGCGCGAAATCTCCAAGCTATTGAGTAGCAACGACCGATCGGCAAACGTCGGCTCTGCGACCGTAGACACGTACCTTGGCTTGACAAGCCTACTTGTTAATGCCAGAAATAGCCGCATGCCGAAGAAGCTCGACTTCGCCAAGGACTACCGGACCCGCGCGCTAGTGGCTTACGTCGAGAGCGAAGGCGCCGACGCCGGGCACCGGATCACGCATTCGTACACGCGCTCGTTTCGGGAGCTGCGGTATGTGCTACTGACCGAGAACAGCAACGTCCGCGCCGTCTACCGCGTGCGCACGGATAACAGCTTGCGGCGGCTCCGGCGCTGGCCGAAGAAGCTCAACGAGTCGATCCCGAAGCCAAAAAAGAAGACGAAGGACGACATTGTGCGCGACGCGGCGCAGCGCATGATGAGCAAGGCTTTCGGCAACCCGGAAGCGGCGGACAAGTTGCTGGACGAATGGTTCCTGCACGTGAACGCGCTCGGGTGCTGCGAGGATCACGCGCACGAGCTGGCGTCGCTCAGTCCGAGAGAGATCAAAGCGGGACGCGAAGCCGGGTATCTCGACAAACCGCTGTCGATCGACGCGATACGCGAATACAAGGCGCGGCTCGGTCTCGACGAGTAACTGCCCCCTCCCGCCACCGGCGGCCGTGCTTTAGAGGTTCTTGCTACGTGGCCGTCCACCCTTGGCACCATTCGCGCGGCTGACATGGCCAGCATAGTTGCGAAATAGGTCTATCCCTGGCTGGCATGATGTGACGTTGAGATATGGGCGCGGGCCGATGTAATGGACCGGCACGCTGCTGGTAACAGCCGTCCCCATGCGGGTGTTGGCGCTCTTGGCAGGATTGATCCAGCCGTACAGCGTGCTTTTCGGCACCTGCCAGTAATCCGCCGCCTCGTCGTAACCCTCTCGCCATAAGGCCAGCGAGCCGACCGGCACGCCGGACTCGGCCGCCGCGTCATGGATGCGCGCCGCGCGCTCGTCCCGAGCGAATACGTCTCGATCCCGCTTCACGAAAAACCTGCTCGAACGATGGGCGGCATCTGCTGCCGCTTCGTCCGAGAGTATACACGTTGAACACCGAACCGGAGATAAGAATGTCTGACGAGTTACGCGAGACGCTCGCCAACATGCGGACCATTTCGCAGACCGCGCGATGGCTCGGCGCGTGTGAGATGACGATCAGGCGCTATGTCGAATCCGGCCGGGTCGAGGCCGTGAGCGTCGGCTCGTACTCGATGTTGACGCCGGAGGCGCAGCGCCAATGCGCCGCGTTGTACGAGCGGAACCGGCGCCGAGGCTGATATGGACGCACGCACGGCACGGTACGACGCGCTGCTAGACGCGCTCGCCGAGCTGTTTGTGCGGCTTCTAGAAGAAAGTGAGCCGGCGCTGGAGGCCGGCTCGGAAGGTGCGAAACATGCTGAGATCGACGCGGATCTTACCCGCCGAGCGGACAACCCGCAAACCTGAGACGCCGGATCTTTTCGGCGGTGACGCGGCACCCGTCGTGCTGCGCGCACCTTGCCGCTGCACTGTAGCTACAGGCTACATCGCGGCCGGCCGTGGACCGCACGCGGCTGAGCTGCGCTGCGCACGCGGCCACCACATAGCGTGGCTACCGCGTCGAGTCACGTCATGAACGAGCTCGCCGCACTCGCGCGCTCGACGGCCGCCGAATGGCGAGCGCTTCGGCAGCGCTGCCCCTTTCCTCCCGATATTGACGCCGCACTCGTCGAGCTGATCGACGCAGCCGAGCGGCTAGCCGCGCTCGCCGAGAGCGCGCACGAGCACGAGACCGTCGCGGGCGCGGCGGCCGGTGCACTCACTACTGCAAATGAAAGGTGACGACATGAGCAGAGACGTAACAGTAGACGACATGTTCCCTTCCAAGTACCTCAAGGCGGCCGATCTGCCGCGCGCCGGTAAAACGCTGGAGATCGACAGCGTGGAACAGGAGAAGGTCGGCGACGACACGAAGTGGATTCTCTACTTCGTCGGCGAGGACAGGGGATTAATACTAAACAAGACCAACGCCAAGATGATCGCGAGCGAGTACGGCAACAAGGTAGCCGAGTGGAGCACGCGCAAGGTGCACTTGCGCCGCGAGAAGGTGAGCTTCAAGGGCGACGTGGTGGACGCGATTCGCGTCTCGGCCGTCGAATTTGACGATGCGATCCCGTTCGGCAAGGACGGCGACTCGGAAGCGGCTTGATCGGACTCGCGGCCGGCGGCTCCCCTGCTGCCGGCCGCGTCTTCTACCACGGGACGCACCTATGAGAGACACAACAACAGCCGCGCTAGCTTGGATCGAAAAGGGCCGCGCGGTCATTCCGATCCCGCACAAGCAAAAGGCGCCAGTGCTCGCGAACTGGCCGGCGCTGCGCATTACCGCCGAGACGGTCGGCGACTACTTCAACGGCGCCGACTCGAATATCGGGCTGTTGCTCGGCGAGCCGAGCGGCGGCCTTGTTGACATCGACTTGGACGCGGACGAGGCCGTGAAGGCCGCGCCGTACTTCCTGCCCGATACCTACATTTACGGCCGCGAGCGCCGGCCGGCTTCGCATCGGCTGTATGTGTGTCCGGGTGCCGCCACGAAGAAGTGGCGCCACGGCGGCCGGACTTTGGTTGAGCTGCGCTCCACGGGCTGTCAGTCGCTCATACCGCCGAGTACGCACCCGGACGGAGATCGGTACGCTCGGGACGCATTCGTGCGCTCACCGGCCGTAGAGATCGGTTTAGCGGAGCTGACGGCCGCACTCAACCGCACGGCGGCCGCTGCGCTCGTTGCAATGCACTGGCACGAGTCCGGCCGGCATGACTTGGCGCTCGCGCTCGCGGGTGCGCTCTCTCATGCCGGCTGGAGCGCGGACGATGTGGTGACGTTCATCGAAGCGTGCGCCGTAACCGACGAAGAATTGGCCGATAGAGTGCGCGCAGCAAAGGACACGTGCGACGACTACGCGGCCGGCAAGCCGGTAACGGGTTGGCCGACACTTGCCGAGATATTCCCGACCGCTGGCGTGCTGCGCGAATGGCTCGCGATCGAGGACTTCCCGGCGCTCGTCGCCGACGAAAAGCGCGAGACACGCGACGAGCCGGCGCTCGTCATGATCCAAGCGAGCACGATCAAGCCGCGCAAGCTCGAGCCGGTATGGCCGGGCGTGCTGTGGTGCGGCAAGCCGACGCTGATCGTCGGCGACCCCGGCAAGGGCAAGTCGCTTGCCACACTCGACATTGCCGCGCGTGTGTCCACGGGGGCGCCGTGGCCGTGCGATACCGAGCGGCGCGAGCCGGGTGACGTACTGCTGCTGTCGGCCGAGGACGACGCCGAGGACACTATCATTCCGCGACTCGACGCGGCCGGCGCCGATCGCTCACGCATTCGCATTATCGCGGGCGTGCGTGGCGAGGACGGCCGCATAGACTGGCTCTCCCTCGATCGGCACTGGAGCCAGCTTGCCGACGGTGTGCGGCAGATCAAGCCGCGCCTGATCGTCATCGATCCCCTCTCGGCCTATATGGGCCGTGCCGACTCTCACAACGAAGGCGACGTGCGGCGGGTGCTCGCGGGCGTCGCCGAGCTGGCGCAGCAATCGAG harbors:
- a CDS encoding AAA family ATPase: MRDTTTAALAWIEKGRAVIPIPHKQKAPVLANWPALRITAETVGDYFNGADSNIGLLLGEPSGGLVDIDLDADEAVKAAPYFLPDTYIYGRERRPASHRLYVCPGAATKKWRHGGRTLVELRSTGCQSLIPPSTHPDGDRYARDAFVRSPAVEIGLAELTAALNRTAAAALVAMHWHESGRHDLALALAGALSHAGWSADDVVTFIEACAVTDEELADRVRAAKDTCDDYAAGKPVTGWPTLAEIFPTAGVLREWLAIEDFPALVADEKRETRDEPALVMIQASTIKPRKLEPVWPGVLWCGKPTLIVGDPGKGKSLATLDIAARVSTGAPWPCDTERREPGDVLLLSAEDDAEDTIIPRLDAAGADRSRIRIIAGVRGEDGRIDWLSLDRHWSQLADGVRQIKPRLIVIDPLSAYMGRADSHNEGDVRRVLAGVAELAQQSRAAVLAVRHFRKGGSDSPQGRVIGSVAFTAAARAVYAVVPDPEDEQQRLVVCLKCNLAADTTGYSFRIATTAAGDPYTQWGAEREFRTADELLGVGDGGGHTAECEQCGETFIGRRRDAKYCSGACRQKAQRERAKKGVTDTPASDSRNDPLRSVTPSRIVTDRNGSLLGGSRNGATGYRYECLNCHGKGCRHCDPQIRAKEQQDHEDF